One window of Maridesulfovibrio ferrireducens genomic DNA carries:
- the mnmG gene encoding tRNA uridine-5-carboxymethylaminomethyl(34) synthesis enzyme MnmG → MIRKQPPPEVFDLIVAGAGHAGCEAAMAASTLGLKTLLLTINVDRIGHLSCNPAIGGLAKGHMVKEIDALGGYMGLWSDKAGIQFRTLNTRKGPAVRASRAQMDRNEYMCVVQKDIFEQENLWVKQDTAETLIVEDGKAGGIVTKIGERFRSKTVMLTTGTFLQGLIHIGLENFSGGRMGDPASVGMSASLKKIGLTLGRLKTGTTPRLLKDSIDFDMLEAQHGDNPPVPFSFRTDKIRLPQVPCHITYTNEQTHEAIRSGFERSPMFTGVIKGTGARYCPSIEDKVARFPEKGRHQIFLEPEGLESPEVYPSGIPTSLPLDVQKRMINSIVGLEQAQIVRPGYAIEYDFVPPTQLLPTLETKALPGLFLAGQINGTSGYEEAAAQGIWAAINAFCSLTDRPPFVLSRDQAYIAVLVDDLVTKGTQEPYRMFTSRAEYRLLLREGNADQRLTGIGRELGLVGDAQWEKYSAKKKGLDEVIKGLNSIRIKPDTATCEIIKKIGGTAPGKSVPLAALLRQPELNINDMKGLWSDIDTFPEDILLEAETQVKYEGYLVRQQELVNKFRQKESVTIPRDINYSEVSGLTREGVEKLTEVRPLTLGQASRISGITPAAISSIEIHLKKIGAI, encoded by the coding sequence ATGATTAGAAAACAGCCTCCACCGGAAGTATTTGACCTTATAGTCGCAGGAGCCGGACACGCCGGTTGTGAAGCAGCCATGGCAGCTTCCACTCTCGGCCTGAAAACCCTTTTGCTCACTATCAACGTTGATAGAATCGGGCATCTATCCTGTAATCCGGCTATCGGCGGACTTGCTAAAGGGCATATGGTCAAAGAGATTGATGCCCTCGGTGGATATATGGGACTGTGGTCAGATAAAGCCGGAATCCAGTTTCGCACCCTGAATACCCGGAAAGGACCAGCCGTACGGGCCAGCCGTGCCCAGATGGACCGCAATGAATACATGTGTGTTGTTCAAAAAGATATTTTTGAACAGGAAAACCTGTGGGTAAAACAGGACACCGCTGAAACCTTGATCGTTGAAGACGGCAAAGCCGGCGGAATCGTGACTAAAATTGGTGAAAGATTCAGATCCAAAACAGTCATGCTTACCACCGGAACCTTTTTGCAGGGACTTATCCATATTGGTCTTGAAAATTTCAGCGGCGGCAGAATGGGCGACCCGGCTTCCGTCGGCATGTCGGCATCACTTAAGAAAATCGGCCTGACACTCGGCAGACTCAAAACGGGAACAACTCCCCGACTGCTCAAAGACTCAATCGATTTTGACATGCTGGAAGCGCAACATGGAGATAATCCCCCTGTTCCGTTCAGCTTTAGAACCGACAAGATCCGTCTTCCGCAGGTTCCCTGCCACATAACTTACACCAACGAACAGACTCACGAGGCAATTCGCAGCGGCTTTGAAAGATCCCCTATGTTCACGGGAGTTATCAAAGGAACCGGAGCGCGCTATTGTCCTTCAATCGAAGATAAAGTTGCCAGATTTCCTGAAAAAGGAAGACATCAGATATTTCTTGAACCGGAAGGACTCGAAAGCCCCGAAGTATATCCAAGTGGCATTCCTACCAGCTTGCCTCTGGATGTGCAGAAGAGGATGATCAACTCCATTGTCGGCCTTGAACAGGCTCAGATAGTCAGACCGGGCTATGCAATCGAATACGATTTTGTTCCTCCGACACAATTATTGCCAACCCTTGAAACAAAGGCTCTGCCCGGGTTGTTTCTGGCAGGTCAGATCAACGGAACATCCGGTTACGAAGAAGCTGCAGCGCAGGGAATATGGGCTGCCATCAACGCATTCTGCTCTCTGACAGACCGTCCTCCTTTCGTGCTTTCACGGGATCAGGCTTACATTGCGGTGCTGGTTGACGATTTGGTCACTAAGGGAACTCAAGAGCCCTATCGCATGTTCACCTCCCGCGCAGAATACAGACTTCTCCTGCGGGAAGGAAATGCGGATCAAAGACTCACTGGAATAGGCAGAGAACTAGGCCTTGTGGGTGACGCACAATGGGAAAAGTACAGCGCTAAAAAGAAAGGTCTTGATGAAGTAATCAAGGGATTAAACTCAATCCGCATAAAACCTGACACGGCAACATGCGAGATCATCAAAAAGATAGGCGGAACGGCTCCCGGTAAATCTGTGCCCCTTGCGGCTTTGCTTCGTCAGCCCGAGCTGAACATTAACGACATGAAAGGTCTTTGGTCCGACATAGACACTTTCCCGGAAGACATTCTTCTTGAAGCTGAAACTCAGGTTAAATATGAAGGCTACCTTGTCAGACAGCAAGAACTGGTGAATAAATTCCGCCAAAAAGAGTCTGTAACAATTCCAAGGGATATAAACTATTCAGAAGTTTCCGGCCTGACAAGAGAAGGTGTTGAAAAACTGACCGAAGTACGCCCCTTAACATTAGGGCAAGCAAGCAGAATTTCAGGAATAACACCTGCAGCAATCTCGTCCATTGAAATCCATCTAAAAAAAATTGGAGCCATCTGA